A segment of the Acidobacteriota bacterium genome:
GCCTTCATTGGCCGCGCCGCGCGAGGACCCGTCAACGAGCCTTTCACCATTAATAACTTCGGCGACTTCGAGCGCACTTTCGGCGGCCTGGGCATCGACTACCCGATGAGCTACGCCGTGCGCGACTTCTTCCTCAACGGCGGCGCCCAAGCTTTGATCGTCCGCCTCTACAAGG
Coding sequences within it:
- a CDS encoding phage tail sheath family protein; its protein translation is MPVTPTYPGVYIEEVPSGVRTITGVATSITAFIGRAARGPVNEPFTINNFGDFERTFGGLGIDYPMSYAVRDFFLNGGAQALIVRLYK